The following are encoded in a window of Methanobrevibacter ruminantium M1 genomic DNA:
- a CDS encoding transcription elongation factor Spt5: MEDDKNSIFALKTSAGQERTVARLLGMKADKPGVDIKAIVVPESLKGYIIVESATNLDMKNPDMKVRHLRGIVGAKRDGTIDPSSQITLEEVKKFLKPQPIISSIQKGSIVELVSGPFKGEKSKVVRLDESREEVVLELIEAAVPIPVTVKADQIRIIKKEAD, translated from the coding sequence ATGGAAGATGATAAAAATTCCATATTTGCTCTTAAAACATCAGCAGGTCAAGAAAGAACTGTAGCTAGATTGTTAGGTATGAAAGCGGATAAGCCTGGTGTAGATATTAAGGCAATAGTTGTGCCTGAATCTTTAAAAGGTTATATCATTGTAGAATCTGCTACAAACCTTGATATGAAGAACCCTGATATGAAAGTTCGTCATTTAAGAGGTATTGTAGGGGCAAAAAGAGATGGAACCATTGATCCATCCAGTCAGATAACCTTGGAAGAAGTCAAAAAATTCTTAAAGCCACAACCTATTATCTCATCTATACAAAAAGGAAGTATTGTGGAACTTGTTTCCGGTCCTTTCAAAGGAGAAAAATCAAAAGTTGTCCGTTTAGATGAATCTCGTGAAGAAGTTGTTCTCGAGTTAATTGAAGCGGCGGTTCCGATTCCTGTTACTGTTAAAGCTGATCAAATTAGAATTATTAAAAAGGAGGCTGACTAA